One part of the Aspergillus fumigatus Af293 chromosome 7, whole genome shotgun sequence genome encodes these proteins:
- the nscC gene encoding FAD-dependent monooxygenase nscC, translated as MASRLPILIIGAGISGLTTARLLTNSGIPNIVFEASSPDRRQGFAISLREWGYTILLSALGDLPLRSLTRGVAPDREIGGSGWIDQAVWDNGTAKKLFVPDANSSTKELIVRANRNALRRWIADCGEEELDVRYGHRLKRVEGSLGDVRVEFENGAFYRGLMVVAADGVNSTVRSQVLAHVQPETVPAVLYHGEFQLPRADFDRLFRPHTGESNILAGVGDGFNTPFAVCNMTKTHVHMDWSYSRPVRGSGEDDPLYRPNLASEEAKRIPTALVEELASRDLAEPWSLFLNGEAIQHHRVFHWAVRCVSVTREDMQRAVGRGVAFVGDSWHAMPIFGGEGGNHALADGIELAGAIAAGATGDLGTAIGNYYDQAWKRSQDAVRRSKQRFYTLHRPMAEWRELSKKKPL; from the exons ATGGCTTCCCGTCTCCCAATCCTTATTATCGGAGCCGGCATCTCAGGCCTCACAACCGCCCGCCTGCTAACAAACAGCGGCATCCCGAACATCGTCTTCGAAGCATCCAGCCCAGATCGTAGACAAGGCTTCGCCATCAGCCTGCGCGAATGGGGCTACACGATACTGCTGTCTGCTCTCGGGGACCTGCCGCTACGAAGCTTGACGCGCGGCGTTGCACCAGACAGGGAAATCGGCGGCTCCGGCTGGATCGACCAGGCTGTATGGGATAACGGGACCGCAAAGAAATTATTTGTGCCGGACGCAAACTCGTCGACAAAGGAGCTGATTGTCCGGGCGAACCGGAATGCGTTGCGCAGGTGGATTGCGGACTgtggggaggaggagctggatgtgCGGTACGGACATCGGCTGAAGAGGGTGGAGGGAAGCTTGGGGGATGTGCGGGTCGAGTTTGAGAACGGGGCGTTCTATCGGGGGTTGATGGTGGTTGCTGCGGACGGAGTGAACTCGACTG TCCGATCGCAGGTCCTCGCGCATGTCCAACCCGAGACTGTCCCTGCGGTACTGTATCATGGCGAGTTTCAGCTGCCCAGGGCTGATTTCGACCGGCTATTCCGGCCGCACACAGGAGAGTCCAACATCCTTGCGGGTGTTGGCGATGGCTTCAACACGCCGTTCGCCGTCTGCAACATGACTAAGACGCATGTACACATGGACTGGTCGTACTCGCGGCCGGTCAGAGGCAGCGGAGAGGACGACCCGCTGTACCGGCCCAATCTCGCCTCCGAGGAAGCAAAGCGGATCCCCACAGCGCTGGTGGAAGAGCTTGCGTCGCGCGATCTGGCCGAGCCGTGGAGTCTGTTTCTCAATGGTGAGGCTATTCAACATCACCGGGTGTTTCACTGGGCCGTCCGGTGCGTCTCTGTGACGCGAGAAGACATGCAGCGTGCTGTAGGGCGGGGGGTCGCCTTTGTCGGCGACTCGTGGCATGCGATGCCCATATTTGGCGGAGAGGGAGGGAATCATGCACTGGCAGATGGTATTGAGCTGGCCGGTGCTATTGCGGCTGGCGCGACCGGCGATTTAGGCACGGCGATTGGGAATTACTATGACCAAGCATGGAAAAGATCACAGGACGCGGTACGACGGTCCAAACAGCGGTTCTATACGCTGCATCGGCCGATGGCTGAGTGGCGGGAGCtttcgaagaagaagccccTGTGA
- the nscA gene encoding non-reducing polyketide synthase nscA, translated as MATPRGQTVWFGNEFPNDDLKDLFRRLHQHSKDRRFRLLSVFLEESTAILKEEVANLPQQLQELVPHFDTACTLPEVDFRQGPLGAAMESALLTILELGMLIGHYEAEDIEWDLDPSRTILAGLSIGILAGAAVALSSSLADVAKVGAESVRVSFRLGVYVADISTKLEAPQSDGTLQSWAHVVTGMSHEAVQEELSQYNAVTQNPEITKVFVSAADKTSVSVTGPPSRIKAAFQHSPSLRYSKSLPLPVYDGLCHAAHLYSQDDIEIVINSAKSVIPTSRPVRLPLISSQTGKPFAAKTAGELFLEIGTELLTGTIFLDTVTAGILEHVKLQEPTGNYEIVSFRMSQVLNGILTAIETDFPELGRARRDMVSWVHGDYGARRPSSYAASKLAIVGMACRLPGGANDPELFWELLEQGRDTLTTVPPDRFDLNTHYDPTGKTENATQTPFGNFIDRPGYFDAGFFNMSPREAEQTDPMHRLALVTAYEAMEMAGMVPGRTPSTRPNRIGTFYGQASDDWRELNASQNISTYAVPGGERAFANGRINYFFKFSGPSYNIDTACSSGLAAVQAACSALWAGEADTVIAGGLNVITDPDNYAGLGNGHFLSKTGQCKVWDKDADGYCRADGIGSVVIKRLEDAEADNDNILAVILGARTNHSAEAVSITHPHAGAQKANYRQVLHQAGVNPLDVSYVELHGTGTQAGDAVESESVSDVFAPSTPRRRPDQRLYLGAVKSNIGHGEAAAGITSLLKALLVFQKNMIPKHIGIKTEINPIIPKDLERRHVGLAMENTPWPRPAGKKRLAVVNSFGAHGGNTTVLLEDAPERVKVSTQDDRTTHPVVISAKSKKSLQANIEKLLSWLDQNPDANLGDLSYTLCARRMHHSMRFGAAASGIAALQKTLRSWLDNPKASAELRAIPNDTPSVVLTFTGQGAYYSGMGRELLAEFSYFRTEVFQLDQIAQRLGFPSVVPVIDGSIDDGPASPVLTQLSVTVLEIALARFWSHLGIRISAVIGHSLGEYAAFAVAGVISATEALYLVGRRAQLTEERCTQGSHSMLSVRASEDDIEELIAGSPDTAELAYEVCCRNTPQDTVIGGTQESIDSIRQALEKNTIKCTQLDVPFAFHTAQMDPILDSLETLATPITFKAPSIPVLSPLLGSVVFDRKSIHAQYLRRATRETVDFVAAIEAAQDFGLVDAKTIWIDVGPHPICASLVRGIDSSASVISSCRRNEDNLATMSKSLVTLHLAGLTPCWAEYFRPREQEYSLLKLPTYSWNETDYWIPYIGTWTLDKALLKYGEKKAPLSLSMSRPSALRTSLVHQITTETVEATTATLHVLSDMQHPDFLEALHGHRMNNCGVATSSIWSDMAFTVGEYLYRRLVPQAKDVHMNLSDLEVLHAQVALEKKGSVQPLVLKAHLNLSTSSMSLAWFNASAETGECAAESFATCVVRFEDPAAWTREWDRLSHLVLGRIEALEQRAVEGKASKLSKPLAYTLFKNVVDYADRYRGMDQVVLYEHEAVAEVTLVAERHGTWHTPPHWIDSVSHLAGLVMNGSNASNTRDYFYVTPGCSSFRLLNPLKAGGKYRSYVRMFPLPEEANMYAGDVYILEGEQIVGMVGHIRFRRVPRLLMDRFFSPAAASHTEKQLQETAPSATNVKKSTPPPAEAPISVPVAPGNPVAIPLPTASKSQVATPPLTPPSQEDSPGESAVITPATSDRGDSTDAGVVGQCLKVMARETGLEVDALTPDASFVQLGIDSLMSLVLSEKFRAELGIEIKSSLFLECPTIGEMTAWLEEYC; from the exons ATGGCGACACCTCGTGGACAGACAGTATGGTTCGGAAATGAATTCCCCAACGATGATTTGAAGGACTTGTTCCGGCGATTGCACCAACACAGCAAGGACCGGCGGTTCAGGCTGCTGTCAGTCTTTCTCGAGGAATCCACCGCGATTCTGAAAGAAGAGGTGGCCAACTTGCCTCAACAGCTTCAGGAGCTGGTGCCGCACTTCGACACAGCCTGCACGCTCCCCGAAGTCGACTTTCGCCAGGGCCCTCTAGGGGCTGCTATGGAAAGTGCGTTACTTACGATACTCGAACTTGGCATGCTGATTGG GCACTACGAGGCtgaggatattgaatggGACCTCGATCCATCCCGGACCATTCTCGCAGGCTTGAGCATCGGTATCCTCGCCGGCGCTGCCGTGGCTCTATCCAGCAGCCTGGCAGATGTAGCCAAGGTCGGCGCCGAAAGTGTTCGCGTCTCCTTTCGCCTAGGGGTGTACGTCGCCGACATCTCGACAAAGCTCGAAGCTCCCCAGTCAGATGGAACGCTGCAGAGTTGGGCGCATGTCGTCACGGGAATGTCGCATGAAGCAGTTCAGGAAGAGCTCTCTCAATACAATGCAGTCACGCAAAACCCAGAAATCACAAAGGTCTTTGTCAGTGCTGCGGACAAGACGTCTGTAAGTGTGACTGGGCCTCCATCACGGATCAAAGCTGCCTTTCAACACTCGCCCAGCTTGCGATACTCCAAGTCGTTACCGCTGCCCGTGTACGACGGACTCTGCCACGCGGCGCATCTATACAGCCAGGATGATATCGAGATCGTCATCAACAGCGCCAAGTCTGTGATCCCGACTTCCCGGCCGGTGCGACTCCCCTTGATCTCCTCCCAGACTGGCAAGCCGTTTGCGGCCAAGACAGCCGGTGAGCTCTTCCTGGAGATTGGCACCGAGCTGCTGACCGGCACAATCTTCCTGGACACCGTTACGGCCGGTATCCTGGAGCACGTCAAGCTTCAGGAGCCGACAGGAAACTACGAAATTGTCTCCTTCCGCATGTCACAGGTCCTGAATGGTATTCTGACAGCCATCGAGACTGACTTCCCGGAGCTGGGGCGGGCCCGGCGCGATATGGTGTCCTGGGTTCACGGAGACTATGGTGCCCGCCGCCCCTCTTCCTACGCGGCCTCAAAGCTCGCCATCGTTGGTATGGCTTGCAGGCTACCGGGAGGCGCCAATGACCCCGAGCTGTTTTGGGAGCTGCTCGAGCAGGGACGCGACACCCTCACTACCGTGCCGCCGGACCGATTCGACCTGAACACACACTACGACCCTACAGGAAAGACAGAGAATGCGACTCAGACTCCGTTTGGAAATTTCATTGATCGACCAGGCTACTTTGATGCCGGGTTCTTCAATATGTCCCCGCGTGAG GCCGAGCAAACGGACCCCATGCACCGGCTTGCCCTTGTCACAGCATATGAGGCCATGGAAATGGCAGGCATGGTCCCCGGCCGCACTCCGTCCACCCGGCCAAACCGCATCGGCACATTCTACGGACAAGCGAGCGACGACTGGCGCGAACTGAACGCCTCGCAGAACATCAGCACGTATGCGGTGCCTGGTGGCGAGCGCGCCTTTGCCAATGGGCGAATCAACTACTTCTTCAAGTTTTCCGGGCCATCCTACAACATTGATACCGCCTGTTCGAGTGGCCTCGCGGCAGTGCAGGCAGCCTGCTCGGCCCTGTGGGCCGGCGAGGCCGATACGGTCATTGCTGGGGGGCTGAACGTTATCACGGATCCTGACAACTACGCCGGTCTTGGGAACGGCCATTTCCTCTCCAAGACGGGACAATGCAAGGTTTGGGATAAGGACGCCGACGGGTATTGCCGCGCCGATGGCATCGGGTCGGTTGTTATCAAGCgcctggaagatgccgaggCGGACAACGACAACATCTTGGCTGTGATTCTGGGCGCTCGCACGAATCATTCCGCTGAGGCTGTCTCGATCACACACCCGCATGCTGGCGCGCAAAAGGCCAATTACCGCCAGGTGCTGCACCAAGCGGGCGTCAACCCCCTTGATGTGAGCTATGTCGAGCTTCACGGCACTGGCACCCAGGCTGGTGATGCGGTGGAGTCCGAATCGGTGTCTGATGTCTTTGCGCCTTCTACGCCTCGCCGTCGACCCGATCAGCGCCTGTATCTGGGCGCAGTGAAGAGTAACATCGGGCATGGTGAGGCAGCGGCAGGCATCACTTCCCTGCTCAAGGCGCTCCTGGTGTTCCAAAAGAACATGATCCCCAAGCATATCGGCATCAAAACCGAGATCAATCCTATCATTCCCAAGGACCTGGAGCGACGCCACGTGGGTTTGGCCATGGAGAACACCCCGTGGCCACGGCCTGCCGGGAAAAAGCGTCTTGCGGTCGTCAACTCGTTTGGAGCGCACGGCGGCAACACCACCGTGCTCCTAGAAGACGCCCCGGAGAGAGTGAAGGTTTCAACCCAGGACGACCGCACAACTCATCCAGTAGTCATCTCCgcaaagagcaagaagtcgCTCCAGGCGAATATTGAGAAGCTGCTGTCGTGGCTGGATCAGAACCCGGACGCGAACCTCGGGGACCTTTCGTACACCCTCTGCGCGCGGCGGATGCACCACAGCATGCGGTTTGGGGCCGCAGCCTCCGGCATCGCGGCTCTACAGAAGACTCTCCGCTCCTGGCTGGACAATCCCAAGGCGTCTGCCGAGCTGCGGGCCATCCCGAACGACACGCCGTCCGTGGTGCTGACTTTCACTGGTCAGGGCGCCTACTACAGCGGCATGGGCCGGGAGCTCCTTGCTGAGTTCTCCTATTTCCGTACAGAAGTCTTTCAGCTTGACCAAATTGCACAACGGCTGGGATTCCCGTCAGTTGTGCCCGTCATCGACGGTAGCATTGACGATGGGCCCGCGTCGCCCGTTCTTACACAGTTGAGTGTTACTGTGCTGGAGATTGCCTTGGCACGCTTCTGGTCGCACCTAGGGATTCGCATCAGCGCTGTTATTGGGCACAGTCTTGGTGAATACGCTGCTTTTGCGGTTGCCGGCGTCATCTCTGCTACGGAAGCTCTGTACCTCGTTGGACGGCGCGCACAGCTGACCGAGGAACGATGTACTCAGGGCAGCCACTCGATGCTGTCCGTTCGCGCGTCCgaggatgatattgaagAGCTTATTGCAGGCAGCCCCGACACTGCTGAACTAGCCTACGAAGTGTGTTGTCGGAACACTCCCCAAGATACCGTCATCGGTGGCACTCAAGAGTCCATCGATAGCATTCGTCAGGCCCTTGAGAAAAACACTATCAAATGCACGCAGCTGGATGTGCCATTTGCTTTCCACACCGCCCAAATGGACCCCATTTTGGACTCGCTGGAGACGTTGGCGACGCCGATCACGTTCAAGGCTCCCAGCATCCCCGTGCTGTCCCCCTTGCTCGGAAGCGTTGTGTTCGACCGCAAGTCCATCCATGCACAGTACCTGCGCCGCGCGACCCGCGAGACGGTGGATTTTGTCGCGGCCATTGAAGCCGCTCAGGACTTCGGCCTGGTAGACGCCAAGACGATCTGGATCGATGTCGGGCCGCACCCCATTTGCGCTAGTCTTGTGCGTGGCATAGACAGCTCCGCATCCGTGATCTCCTCATGCCGGCGCAACGAGGACAATTTGGCGACCATGTCTAAGAGCCTGGTTACCCTCCACCTGGCGGGGCTCACGCCCTGCTGGGCGGAATACTTCCGGCCCCGCGAGCAGGAGTACTCGTTGCTGAAATTGCCCACCTACAGCTGGAATGAGACCGACTACTGGATTCCGTACATTGGAACATGGACGTTGGACAAGGCACTGCTCAAGTAcggggaaaagaaagcccCTCTGTCTCTGTCCATGTCGCGCCCTTCCGCGCTTCGCACCTCGTTGGTTCACCAGATCACCACTGAGACGGTTGAGGCGACAACGGCCACCCTCCATGTCCTCTCTGACATGCAGCATCCTGATTTCCTGGAGGCTCTACATGGTCATAGAATGAATAACTGCGGCGTTGCAACTTCG TCAATCTGGTCTGACATGGCCTTCACCGTCGGTGAATACCTCTACCGCCGACTCGTTCCCCAGGCCAAAGACGTGCACATGAACCTTTCCGACTTGGAAGTCCTGCATGCCCAGGTCGCCctcgagaagaaggggagCGTCCAGCCGCTTGTGCTCAAGGCACACCTGAACCTGTCCACTAGCTCCATGTCACTTGCCTGGTTCAACGCGAGCGCTGAGACGGGCGAGTGCGCCGCTGAATCCTTTGCTACATGCGTGGTTCGATTCGAGGATCCAGCCGCGTGGACCAGGGAATGGGACCGGCTGTCGCACCTGGTCCTCGGCCGCATTGAGGCGCTAGAACAACGGGCCGTCGAAGGCAAGGCGAGCAAGCTCTCCAAGCCGCTGGCGTATACGCTCTTCAAGAACGTCGTCGACTACGCGGATCGGTATCGGGGAATGGATCAGGTGGTGTTGTACGAGCACGAAGCCGTTGCGGAGGTGACCCTCGTCGCGGAACGGCATGGCACCTGGCACACACCACCACACTGGATTGACAGCGTCTCGCACCTGGCCGGCCTCGTCATGAACGGCAGCAATGCATCCAATACCAGGGATTACTTCTACGTCACGCCGGGCTGCTCCAGCTTCCGTCTGCTGAACCCGCTGAAGGCTGGCGGCAAATATCGCAGCTACGTGCGCATGTTCCCACTGCCGGAGGAGGCGAACATGTACGCAGGTGACGTGTACATTCTGGAGGGGGAGCAAATTGTGGGCATGGTTGGCCATATTCGATTCCGTCGTGTGCCGCGACTTCTCATGGACAGATTCTTCTCGCCCGCTGCGGCTTCCCATACGGaaaagcagctgcaggagacTGCTCCGAGTGCTACCAACGTAAAGAAGAGCACCCCTCCGCCTGCTGAGGCCCCTATCTCAGTTCCAGTGGCCCCGGGCAACCCAGTCGCAATCCCACTCCCCACTGCCAGCAAGAGCCAAGTCGCCACGCCCCCGCTCACCCCTCCCTCCCAGGAAGATTCCCCCGGCGAATCCGCCGTCATAACGCCGGCCACATCGGACCGGGGCGATTCGACAGACGCAGGCGTGGTGGGCCAGTGCCTGAAGGTGATGGCTCGTGAGACGGGGCTAGAAGTTGACGCGTTGACGCCAGACGCAAGCTTCGTGCAGCTAGGTATCGACTCGCTCATGTCGCTCGTGTTGTCCGAGAAGTTCCGTGCCGAACTAGGGATTGAGATTAAAAGCTCGCTGTTCCTGGAGTGTCCGACTATCGGGGAAATGACGGCTTGGTTGGAAGAGTATTGTTAA
- the nscR gene encoding Zn(II)2Cys6 domain-containing transcription factor nscR, translated as MEKSNRRKRPSTPHLSCELCRERKIKCDKVDPCNNCVSAGVVCIPVHRPRLPRGVHARRARPMSPTFVPPRAPTPVAGPVPSEKKQTDHSSGAVAAVDDDLRRRVHRLEAVVNSMRAAMQDSSPATVKQVSCEYWGIVGRADEEKSVLNDSYPAPTSSLACNASIPMTVQGQPPFESRPDCFWNNMVGEIEHFGGDVGSSSETKSDDHSSLAPNMPRMGDGGLRFLGLSGNNPTLTWTPVLEGKEMTRQLCQIYLQQVDPIIKILHRPTVEKWMLHGERYLDYPERHVAVDALRSAICYATAASLTDDQCSAIFQRSRSSGIVEDFRRECETALERSGFLVSPSITGLQAFVLYLIARRSEDRGQAAWTLTAVAVRLAKALGLHRERDETFFNQQMRRRLWLTISLMDLQASFSQASEPLISTEEATSTFFLPKHINDSDLDPTMTHEIPDREGLCDTTFALVTYHIQLAGRALNFGTTASPQHKASQQQHAQRFEENALRLLHFCDPESSPYAWFTWHGTQCLVSGARLSALRPLQLPQPSNGSSQPPSSPSPRPQEHNHELLRLALNVLEKAHLMHTDPRGEGFRWYVTMPWHALAVAINECSLSPDVVRIQSAWPTIEACYQLLRRKGVAGQEEAIQRPLEKLICQARDKASPLLQLARSSPTFSLGSSTGTSAAPTPRSRASSTPSDTLSDLSWPTAFSHAPSQLGMELAPVGPVQPFAKLDLDSLLSQFDIQGQPLLAGQIPPVDAELSLRTWEQLMSDIDAESNQLLP; from the exons ATGGAGAAAAGTAATCGGCGGAAACGCCCCTCAACTCCCCATCTCAGCTGCGAGCTCTGCCGCGAGCGTAAGATCAAGTGCGACAAGGTCGATCCCTGCAACAACTGCGTCTCGGCAGGCGTGGTCTGTATCCCTGTCCATCGGCCACGCCTGCCACGAGGCGTCCATGCGCGACGAGCTCGCCCAATGTCCCCAACATTCGTGCCCCCACGCGCGCCTACCCCTGTAGCGGGTCCGGTACCTTCAGAGAAAAAGCAGACAGATCATTCCTCCGGCGCCGTAGCGGCAGTTGACGACGACCTCAGGAGACGCGTCCACCGGCTTGAGGCGGTAGTCAACAGCATGCGTGCGGCTATGCAGGACTCATCTCCGGCAACTGTTAAGCAGGTTAGTTGCGAATACTGGGGCATAGTCGGGCGtgctgacgaggagaagtCTGTTCTCAACGATTCATATCCGGCGCCAACAAGCTCATTGGCATGCAATGCGTCCATTCCAATGACTGTCCAGGGGCAACCGCCATTTGAGTCGCGCCCTGATTGCTTCTGGAATAATATGGTCGGAGAG ATAGAACACTTTGGTGGCGACGTAGGATCAAGCTCAGAGACCAAATCGGATGACCATAGCTCGCTAGCACCTAACATGCCGAGAATGGGCGACGGCGGGCTCCGTTTCCTTGGCCTGAGTGGAAATAATCCGACTCTTACCTGGACTCCAGTCCTTGAAGGCAAAGAAATGACCAGGCAGTTATGCCAGATCTACCTCCAGCAAGTCGACCCCATCATTAAAATCCTGCACCGCCCAACGGTCGAGAAGTGGATGCTACACGGGGAGCGGTACCTTGATTATCCCGAGAGGCACGTTGCCGTTGATGCGTTGCGGTCTGCCATCTGTTACGCTACTGCCGCGAGCTTGACCGATGATCAATGCTCGGCCATATTTCAAAGGAGCAGGTCCAGCGGCATTGTGGAGGATTTTCGAAGAGAGTGTGAGACTGCACTGGAGAGAAGTGGGTTTCTGGTCTCTCCCAGTATCACTGGCCTACAAGCATTTGTGCTTTATCTT ATTGCCAGAAGGTCAGAAGACCGTGGTCAGGCCGCATGGACACTGACAGCGGTGGCTGTGCGACTGGCAAAAGCACTCGGTCTCCACCGCGAGCGAGATGAGACATTCTTCAACCAACAGATGCGCAGGCGGTTGTGGCTCACCATCTCACTGATGGACCTGCAGGCCTCCTTCAGCCAGGCCTCCGAGCCCCTCATCAGCACTGAAGAGGCCACCTCCACATTCTTTCTGCCCAAGCACATCAACGACTCGGATCTGGATCCAACAATGACCCATGAAATTCCGGACAGGGAGGGTCTGTGCGATACCACATTCGCGCTTGTCACATACCACATCCAGCTGGCAGGGAGAGCCCTGAATTTTGGCACCACGGCGTCGCCCCAGCACAAGGCGTCTCAACAGCAACATGCGCAGCGCTTTGAGGAGAATGCGCTGCGCTTGTTGCACTTTTGCGACCCCGAATCCTCGCCGTACGCGTGGTTCACATGGCACGGCACGCAATGCCTCGTCTCTGGAGCTCGGCTGTCCGCTCTACGGCCGCTCCAGCTCCCGCAACCCAGTAACGGCAGTAGCCAGCcaccctcctcgccgtctcCGAGGCCGCAGGAGCACAACCACGAGCTCCTCCGCCTGGCCCTCAACGTCTTGGAAAAGGCACACCTGATGCACACAGATCCCCGCGGCGAGGGGTTCCGCTGGTACGTGACGATGCCGTGGCACGCGCTAGCGGTCGCCATCAACGAGTGCTCCCTCAGCCCGGATGTGGTCCGAATCCAGAGCGCGTGGCCAACCATTGAGGCGTGCTACCAGCTGCTGCGCCGCAAAGGGGTTGCGGGCCAGGAGGAAGCAATTCAGCGTCCACTGGAGAAATTGATATGTCAGGCCCGGGACAAGGCGAGCCCTCTTTTGCAGCTCGCAAGGTCGAGCCCGACATTCAGCCTTGGTAGCAGTACTGGGACATCTGCTGCCCCCACGCCGCGTTCTCGGGCCAGCAGTACCCCAAGTGACACCCTCAGCGACCTGTCCTGGCCGACAGCTTTCTCCCATGCTCCTTCCCAGCTCGGCATGGAATTGGCTCCAGTT
- the nscD gene encoding prenyltransferase nscD: MSLQLNGKSRGTSPGNAQPLPIFDALCRSLPVGTADEQFWWKLTGRHLARMMLEAGYPEHRQVECLVFHRFKVVPTFGPQPRSAEPWYRSRVAASAGDGAPISYSWRFGTADRKPYIRNYIEPLGPLTGTAADPNNDVATRAFLQDLTTTLPNLDLSLFWTFEPHLVSRFSDKADREKYAGPSVLTGVELSPDSDAIDIKMYLYPRNPEQISQLLSTIIPKAMRDAYGEDVCLDSLNIVKDFLTNHPDGRQLKPRGTTGIDCCKVQDSRVKFYVATDNTSFDHIATVMTIGGRRPLSTEVLDKLRELWYELNGLPSDFPTSEQVPTGQGQELPAGHHGVGFYYDIQPRLALPDVKAFINVRKHAKSDLAAAETVISFLERHGQGHHNPRAYLNVLRDIVPAEELETRVGAQAFYSVAVKKEELDITAYFIPQVYRRFASVQVELNGQRRSRFE; encoded by the coding sequence ATGTCTCTTCAGTTGAATGGCAAAAGCCGTGGCACATCCCCCGGCAACGCCCAGCCACTGCCCATTTTCGATGCTCTTTGCCGTTCCCTCCCTGTGGGGACTGCTGACGAGCAGTTCTGGTGGAAACTGACGGGCCGGCACCTTGCCCGTATGATGCTCGAGGCGGGCTATCCCGAACATCGCCAGGTCGAATGCCTAGTCTTCCATCGCTTCAAGGTAGTTCCAACCTTCGGTCCCCAGCCCCGGTCGGCCGAGCCGTGGTACAGGAGCCGGGTGGCTGCAAGTGCGGGCGACGGTGCTCCCATCAGCTACAGCTGGCGTTTTGGCACGGCGGACAGAAAGCCCTATATCCGCAACTACATCGAGCCGCTGGGCCCTCTGACTGGGACTGCGGCCGACCCGAATAATGACGTGGCGACCAGGGCGTTTCTGCAAGACCTCACCACCACGCTACCGAATCTTGATCTGTCGCTCTTCTGGACGTTTGAGCCACATCTCGTCTCACGGTTTTCCGACAAGGCGGACCGGGAGAAGTATGCCGGTCCGTCGGTGCTGACGGGCGTGGAGCTTTCGCCCGACTCGGACGCCATTGATATCAAGATGTACCTGTATCCCCGAAATCCCGAACAGATCAGCCAGCTCCTCAGTACCATCATTCCCAAAGCAATGCGAGATGCTTACGGCGAAGACGTGTGTCTTGACAGTCTGAATATCGTGAAAGACTTCCTGACCAACCACCCCGATGGGCGCCAGCTCAAGCCTCGTGGAACAACCGGCATTGACTGCTGCAAGGTACAAGACTCGAGGGTGAAATTCTACGTCGCGACGGATAACACTTCCTTCGATCACATTGCAACTGTCATGACCATCGGAGGACGCCGGCCCTTGTCGACGGAGGTCCTCGACAAGCTGCGGGAGCTGTGGTATGAGCTGAACGGACTGCCGTCTGATTTCCCGACGTCAGAACAAGTGCCAACAGGCCAGGGGCAGGAGTTACCAGCGGGCCACCACGGTGTCGGCTTCTATTACGATATCCAGCCGCGTCTTGCTCTTCCTGATGTCAAAGCATTCATCAACGTGCGCAAGCATGCCAAGAGTGATCTGGCTGCTGCAGAGACAGTGATTAGCTTCCTGGAGCGTCACGGCCAGGGACACCACAATCCACGGGCTTACCTGAACGTCCTCCGGGACATCGTGCCGgctgaggagctggagacgCGCGTGGGTGCCCAGGCCTTCTACTCGGTTGCagtcaagaaggaggagctggacatTACCGCGTACTTTATTCCGCAGGTATATCGCCGCTTTGCTTCCGTCCAGGTGGAGTTGAATGGACAGCGACGGAGTAGATTTGAGTAA